Proteins from one Podospora pseudoanserina strain CBS 124.78 chromosome 1, whole genome shotgun sequence genomic window:
- a CDS encoding hypothetical protein (COG:S; EggNog:ENOG503P6W7), which yields MSNLLNTDQTQKTADQTAGGITGGISGAGKTVTSTLGNTLGGIANTAGGVVGSAGRGLGDTVNSVTGETGRPIGDGLKNITGGIEKGVQDVSQGVKDTGEWKTSEGSS from the coding sequence atgtccaacctcctcaacaccgacCAGACCCAAAAGACCGCCGACCAGACCGCCGGCGGTATCACAGGTGGCATCTCCGGCGCCGGTAAGACAGTCACTTCTACGCTTGGCAATACCCTCGGCGGAATCGCCAACACAGCAGGTGGCGTCGTCGGCTCGGCAGGTCGCGGATTAGGCGACACTGTCAACTCTGTCACAGGAGAGACTGGCCGGCCCATTGGCGATGGGCTCAAGAACATCACGGGCGGTATTGAGAAGGGCGTGCAGGATGTTTCACAGGGCGTGAAGGATACGGGGGAGTGGAAGACGTCTGAGGGATCTTCGTAA
- a CDS encoding hypothetical protein (EggNog:ENOG503NXEQ; COG:P; COG:Q), whose protein sequence is MSRAQLCALPAQRLLPGFIRAIDCQDALDALDEGTGTGDPLAGLTPEQLEYIRQLIIAIYEGRAVAASYNVFIVCIIAVLAVLHWREQKRDKQKWTAIQQVSSGRTATENSQIDGSGTSTPSSSSSTTIFPQTTHIKSPEDEVDVDLERLPLLASSQPAKHFQPNRVTNRLRSWLLYQPPPIPIINRVLPSIGTTLFILSWLALNIFIQFYRLPMKWSFFFIFADKAGFLFIVNLPLLYLLSAKNQPLRRLTGYSYEALNIFHRRVGEWMCFVAVVHFISMLLYQFVIAEDWLLASQSPKAYFTHPLILFGIGTFVSYELLFFTSLGSFRQRWYELFLASHVILQVAALGFLWGHFYTSRPYVIIALAIFLLDRLVWRMSIKRVAMEMDLTVLDGETYLVSGDWDVHPGANGVLAGWEPTDHVFLTVPALGRSHALQAHPFTIASAAPGKGVEREEGGRHAWFSLLIRAQFGNFPGGFTRQLLEHAKTHKRVEVQLDGPYGSPHALSMLRASNHVILVAGGSGIAVTFPLVWALLHEAASQTDSEEDEDKQVPPSSKQKKARGRKVHMLWVTHSHWHQKWIPKEQLDDLVALGLDLVVPPPTMDAGRPEVHGIVGQWIQEAEGDSSVLVSGPDGLNRVVRNVAAGAVRQGKNVRIAVEKFGW, encoded by the coding sequence GAACGGGCACCGGTGACCCTTTGGCAGGCCTGACACCAGAGCAACTAGAGTACATTCGACAGCTTATCATCGCCATCTATGAGGGGAGAGCGGTAGCTGCGAGTTATAATGTCTTTATTGTTTGTATAATCGCGGTGCTTGCAGTGTTGCACTGGCGGGAGCAGAAGCGAGACAAGCAAAAATGGACGGCTATTCAGCAAGTTTCATCAGGAAGAACAGCAACCGAAAACAGCCAGATTGATGGATCAGGGACTTCCACgccttcgtcatcatcctcgaccaCCATTTTTCCTCAGACAACCCACATTAAAAGCCCCGAAGACGAAGTAGACGTTGACCTCGAACGCCTTCCCCTATTAGCCAGTTCACAGCCAGCAAAGCACTTCCAACCCAACCGTGTCACCAACAGACTCAGATCATGGCTTCTCtaccaacccccaccaattcccatcatcaaccgtGTCCTCCCTTCCATCggcaccaccctcttcaTTCTCTCCTGGCTTGCCCTTAACATCTTCATTCAGTTCTACCGCCTCCCAATGAAAtggtccttcttcttcattttCGCCGACAAAGCtggcttcctcttcatcgtcaacctccccttGCTCTATCTCCTGTCAGCCAAGAACCAACCTTTACGTCGGTTGACAGGCTACAGCTATGAAGCTCTCAACATCTTCCACCGCAGAGTGGGAGAATGGATGTGCTTCGTTGCCGTTGTCCACTTCATCAGCATGCTTCTATACCAGTTCGTTATCGCGGAAGACTGGCTTCTGGCCTCGCAGTCACCAAAGGCGTACTTTACCCACCCGCTCATCTTGTTCGGCATCGGCACTTTTGTCAGCTACGAACTGTTATTCTTCACCAGCTTGGGAAGCTTCAGACAGAGATGGTATGAGCTCTTCCTCGCTTCCCATGTCATTCTCCAGGTCGCAGCACTCGGGTTTCTCTGGGGACACTTTTACACCAGTCGACCCTACGTAATCATCGCTTTGGCTATTTTCCTCCTCGATAGGCTTgtgtggaggatgagcaTCAAGCGGGTCGCCATGGAAATGGATCTGACGGTGCTAGATGGGGAGACATACTTGGTGTCAGGTGATTGGGATGTTCACCCTGGGGCAAATGGTGTTTTGGCAGGTTGGGAGCCGACGGATCATGTCTTCTTGACGGTGCCAGCTTTGGGTCGGAGTCATGCGTTGCAGGCGCATCCTTTCACAATCGCCTCAGCTGCGCCTGGCAAGGGAGTGgaacgagaagaaggggggagacaTGCCTGGTTCAGTCTCTTGATCAGAGCCCAGTTCGGGAACTTTCCCGGCGGGTTCACGAGGCAGTTGCTCGAGCACGCCAAGACGCACAAAAGGGTAGAGGTGCAGCTGGATGGGCCCTACGGCTCGCCGCATGCGTTGAGTATGCTGAGAGCGTCCAACCATGTGATACTGGTGGCAGGAGGTAGCGGGATCGCAGTGACGTTCCCGCTTGTGTGGGCGCTCCTTCACGAAGCAGCATCTCAGACAGACtccgaggaagatgaagataAGCAAGTGCCGCCCTCGAGTAAACAGAAGAAGGCAAGAGGGAGAAAAGTCCATATGCTTTGGGTTACGCACTCGCACTGGCACCAGAAATGGATTCCGAAGGAGCAGCTCGACGACCTCGTCGCGCTGGGTTTGGATTTGGTCGTGCCTCCCCCAACCATGGACGCAGGCAGACCGGAAGTGCATGGGATTGTGGGTCAATGGATCCAGGAGGCTGAAGGCGATTCGAGCGTGCTCGTGTCTGGTCCCGATGGCTTGAACAGAGTTGTGAGAAACGTTGCGGCCGGGGCTGTCAGACAAGGGAAGAATGTCCGGATAGCAGTGGAGAAgtttgggtggtga